The sequence TGGTGCGAGGATACTGGGATACATAGATCATCCAGTTGCTGGTAGAGTAGGGGTGGCTGCTCAGCAGGGAAGCATGCTAGCCCTATCATTCCACCCGGAGATAGCTGGTGATAGGAGGATCTATAGCTATTTCCTAGACCTTGCTAGAAGATAGCGGGCATGTTCTTTGGATAGCGCTGTGCTTAGATGCAGCAGGTGTGGCAGGGATCTAGGTGATAGCTATTTCCAGCCTAGATGCCCATTCTGCAGAGGATTACCCCTTATAACCTATGAGGATCCTAGGTTCAGACCAGATCCATCTATGCCTGGTATATGGAGATATAGCTCCCTACTCCCACAGCTTAGCACGAAGATCTCTAGGGGTGAGGGGTTAACACCTATCTCGAAGATCGGTGGTATATATGTTAAGAATGAGAGGTTCAACCCAACTGGTAGCTATGCTGATAGAGCCTCAGCGGTTATAGCCTCCTACATAGCTAGCCTGGGGTTTAAAAGGGTTGCTATTAGATATGAGGAGGCTTTCACAAGATCTATGGCTTATTATTTAACAAGCTCAGAGGCTTCCCAGGCTATATTCTGCATTGAAGATCCTCTAGGGGTTAGTGTTGATGATTTCCTCTACCTCTTTAAAAGGGGGGAGATCTCCACATGCTCTAAAAACCATGAGGCAGTTGTTATAGAGTATTCGAATCCCCTCACAGTTGAGGGGCTCAAAACGATATTGTTTGAGCTATATGAGAGGAGGATAAGATCCAAGTATGTTGTTGCACCAGCTAAAACAGGGATACTCGCGATCTCCCTTGCAAAGGCTATACAAGACCTAGAGGAGGCGGGTTTAGATGCTGATTACGAGGTTATTGCTGCCATCAAGAAAGGAGATCCTGTGCCCGAGGTTATAGGAGATATAGGGCGTATCAAGCTGGTGGAGGTCGACGAGGCCGATATAATAGAGAGTCTCAAGAAACTTACAGGCAGGGGGATATATACAGCGCCGATATCAGCTGTTGGATACCATGTTGCAAGCCAGCTTGGCGATGCTATCGCTATAATAACTATAGGCTATAGAACATCTAGTGGGAAGCGTGGGGGCGAGCTCAGAGGTGTTGTTATGAAAACCCTTGAGAGGCTTGGAAAGGCTACTGCTTATGAGATATGGAGGGAGAACCGGAGATATTCATTAAGAGGTATATACAAGGCTGTTAGGAGCTTGGCTGAGGAGGGTATAATATGTGAGGAAGTAGTTGCTGAGGGTAATAGGAAGGTGAGACGATACAGACTCTGTTAATAGATCTAGACGCTCTATTGATTCTATTTTAGAAACACTTATACCCCCTATAGATTAGATCCTTTGGCGATATGTTTTGGAACCGCTTCAACTGATCCTATTGATAGTCGCTATCGAGCTAGCTCTATATGGGCTTGCATCCTCGTCTCCACAGGTTAGGAGGGTATTTGAAAGGGTCGGCCTCGACCCGATCCCACTAGGTGTTCTTCTTAAGAAGAGAGGCTCAGCCGATGCTCTGAACATCTTCCTAGGATCTAGGAGGGCTAGGATATTCTTCACCATAGGCATACCTATGATGGTTATATCTATGGCTCTATTCTATATATTTGTATATATAGTTGGTATTGAATTCGTGGCTAGGTTTCTAAGAGCTGTTTCCAGCGGTGGTGAGACGCCGCAGTCCCCTCTGATCCCGATTATCCCTGGGATCACGATAACCGGTGAGGATATCATATACCTCCTCATAGCGATAGGTGTGAGCGTAACTATTCATGAGCTGGGGCATGCCATAGCTGCTAAGGCTGAGGGGATGAGGATTAAGAGCTATGGTGCGGGGCTAATACTATTTATACCCCTAGCATTTGTGGAGCTCGAGGAGGAGGATCTGTTGAGGGGCGTTAAGACAGCGGCGGGGAGGATCCTCTCAGCCGGTATATTTATGAATATACTGTTGTTCGCAGCATCAGCAGGGGGTATAATAGGCATCACATACCTCGCCCCCCTAGCAGGGGTTTCACAGGGTATAATAGTTGAGGGTGTTGAGAAGGGCTCTGTAGCTGAGGCCAGCGGTGTCGAGCCAGGGCTTCTACTTCTAAGCATAAATGGAACCCCTATAAGGGGGTTGGAGGATTTTATGAGGTATAGGCAGAGTATAGCCTCTGATAAGGGTATCTACCTATTGATTGAGGGTATATATCCGAATGGATCTAGATATAGCGCTCTAATCTATAAGCCAGCTAATGTCACAAGGCTCGGCATATATCTGAGCGTAGCCCCTCTAGCCCTCGGCCTCTCGATGGGTGCTCTGGTTAGCATCAACGATCATGGCTATGTAAGGCTATACTGGCTTGAAAATGTGATTAGGGCCCTCCTATGGATCTCGATCATAAATATAAGCCTAGCCGTTATAAACGCTGCACCCCTATATATAACCGATGGGGGTAAGTTCCTAGATATAGTATCGCCTAGAAGACTCTCGAGACCCCTCCAGGCTATAACATCCGCAGGGTTTATACTGATCTTCGCCTTATCCCTTATAAA is a genomic window of Sulfolobales archaeon containing:
- a CDS encoding site-2 protease family protein — encoded protein: MEPLQLILLIVAIELALYGLASSSPQVRRVFERVGLDPIPLGVLLKKRGSADALNIFLGSRRARIFFTIGIPMMVISMALFYIFVYIVGIEFVARFLRAVSSGGETPQSPLIPIIPGITITGEDIIYLLIAIGVSVTIHELGHAIAAKAEGMRIKSYGAGLILFIPLAFVELEEEDLLRGVKTAAGRILSAGIFMNILLFAASAGGIIGITYLAPLAGVSQGIIVEGVEKGSVAEASGVEPGLLLLSINGTPIRGLEDFMRYRQSIASDKGIYLLIEGIYPNGSRYSALIYKPANVTRLGIYLSVAPLALGLSMGALVSINDHGYVRLYWLENVIRALLWISIINISLAVINAAPLYITDGGKFLDIVSPRRLSRPLQAITSAGFILIFALSLINILS